In one window of Mesoplodon densirostris isolate mMesDen1 chromosome 4, mMesDen1 primary haplotype, whole genome shotgun sequence DNA:
- the GPR68 gene encoding ovarian cancer G-protein coupled receptor 1 — MRGEAPPGPKMGNITGDNGSLSCAIDHTIHQTLAPVVYVMVLVVGFPANCLSLYFGYLQIKARNELGVYLCNLTVADLFYICSLPFWLQYVLQHDNWSHGDLSCQLCGILLYENIYISVGFLCCISIDRYLAVAHPFRFHQFRTLKAAMGVSVLIWAKELLTSIYFLMHEEVVEDRDRHRVCFEHYPLEPRQRSINYYRFLVGFLFPICLLLASYRGILRAVRRSHGTQKSRKDQIQRLVLSTVVIFLACFLPYHVLLLVRSLWESSCHFAKGIFNAYHFSLLLTSFNCVADPVLYCFVSETTHRDLARLRGACLAFLTCVGSGRAREAYPLGTPEAPGKSEEPNVLTKLHPAFQTSQPPGAGGSPAGGLA; from the coding sequence ATGAGGGGTGAGGCCCCTCCAGGCCCAAAGATGGGGAACATCACTGGAGACAACGGCTCGCTGAGCTGTGCCATCGACCACACCATCCACCAGACGCTGGCGCCGGTGGTCTATgtcatggtgctggtggtgggcttCCCAGCCAACTGCCTGTCCCTCTACTTCGGCTACCTGCAGATCAAGGCCCGGAATGAGCTGGGCGTGTACCTGTGCAACCTGACAGTGGCCGACCTCTTCTACATTTGCTCACTCCCCTTCTGGCTGCAGTACGTGCTGCAGCACGACAACTGGTCCCACGGCGACCTGTCCTGCCAGCTGTGCGGCATCCTCCTGTACGAGAACATCTACATCAGCGTGGGCTTCCTCTGCTGCATCTCCATCGACCGCTACCTGGCCGTGGCCCATCCCTTCCGCTTCCATCAGTTCCGCACCCTGAAGGCCGCCATGGGAGTCAGCGTGCTCATCTGGGCCAAGGAGCTGCTGACCAGCATCTACTTTCTCATGCACGAAGAGGTGGTGGAGGACCGGGACCGGCACCGCGTCTGCTTCGAGCACTACCCGCTCGAGCCCCGGCAGCGCAGCATCAACTACTACCGCTTCCTGGTGGGCTTCCTCTTCCCCATCTGCCTGCTACTGGCCTCGTACCGGGGCATCCTGCGGGCCGTGCGCCGCAGCCATGGCACCCAGAAGAGCCGCAAGGACCAGATCCAGCGGCTGGTACTCAGCACCGTGGTCATCTTCCTGGCCTGCTTCCTGCCCTACCACGTGCTGCTGCTCGTGCGCAGCCTCTGGGAGTCCAGCTGCCACTTCGCCAAGGGCATCTTCAACGCCTACCACTTCTCCCTACTCCTCACCAGCTTCAACTGCGTGGCCGACCCCGTGCTCTACTGCTTCGTCAGTGAGACCACGCACAGGGACCTGGCCCGCCTCCGTGGGGCCTGCCTGGCCTTCCTCACCTGCGTCGGCAGTGGCCGGGCCCGGGAGGCCTACCCATTGGGCACCCCCGAGGCCCCAGGGAAGAGCGAGGAGCCCAACGTGCTGACGAAGCTCCACCCGGCCTTCCAGACCTCCCAACCACCCGGAGCGGGAGGATCCCCAGCGGGCGGACTGGCCTAG